In Haloplanus rubicundus, one DNA window encodes the following:
- a CDS encoding NADPH:quinone reductase → MKAIRYHDHGDADVLTVDDVPTPEPGADEVLVRIHAASVNPIDTYVRDGGVEPAGGLPHVGGADMAGVVEAVGSGVEGFAVGDRVFATGLGLFEAGTYAEYVAAPAESLATLPDEVSFAEGAAAAMAFATAWRGLIDRGELDIGDACVVQGGTGGVGHAAVQIAAQAGATVVATASGDEAFVRDLGAADVVDYGADDVVDRIREAAGGDVDVVLETHAAANVATDLDVLTRGGRIVVLGEEAPIRIDPGASMTGKITDADLRFMSIMASRDDQVPILERVGPRLADGRFEVEIEATYPLEEAAEAQRHVMSSGSRGKVVLEVA, encoded by the coding sequence ATGAAAGCGATCAGATATCACGACCACGGAGACGCAGACGTACTGACGGTAGACGACGTGCCGACGCCGGAGCCGGGAGCGGACGAAGTGCTCGTCCGAATCCACGCCGCGAGCGTCAACCCAATCGACACCTACGTCCGCGACGGCGGCGTCGAACCCGCGGGCGGCCTGCCACACGTCGGCGGCGCGGACATGGCCGGCGTCGTCGAGGCGGTCGGCAGCGGCGTCGAGGGGTTCGCGGTCGGTGATCGGGTGTTCGCCACGGGGCTGGGACTGTTCGAGGCCGGGACGTACGCCGAGTACGTCGCCGCGCCGGCCGAGTCGCTCGCGACCCTCCCCGACGAGGTATCCTTCGCCGAGGGGGCCGCCGCCGCGATGGCCTTCGCCACGGCGTGGCGCGGGCTAATCGACCGGGGCGAACTCGACATCGGCGACGCCTGCGTGGTTCAGGGCGGGACGGGCGGCGTCGGTCACGCGGCCGTCCAGATCGCCGCCCAAGCGGGCGCCACCGTCGTCGCGACGGCGAGCGGCGACGAGGCGTTCGTCCGTGACCTCGGCGCCGCCGACGTCGTCGACTACGGCGCCGACGACGTCGTCGACCGCATCCGCGAGGCCGCCGGCGGCGACGTCGACGTGGTGCTCGAAACCCACGCGGCGGCCAACGTCGCGACCGACCTCGACGTCCTCACCCGCGGCGGTCGGATCGTGGTTCTCGGCGAGGAGGCGCCGATCCGGATCGATCCCGGGGCGTCGATGACCGGCAAGATCACCGACGCCGACCTGCGCTTCATGTCGATCATGGCCTCGCGCGACGATCAGGTACCGATCCTCGAACGGGTCGGCCCGCGCCTGGCCGACGGACGGTTCGAGGTCGAAATCGAGGCGACGTACCCCCTCGAAGAGGCGGCCGAGGCACAGCGACACGTCATGTCGAGCGGGTCGCGCGGGAAAGTCGTCCTCGAGGTGGCGTGA
- a CDS encoding DUF1611 domain-containing protein, which translates to MVSLDPDDSVVVLAHEQFPDRAKTAVGVLRYADYDVTAVLDRARAGERVADHVPDVADAPIVERMADALEFDPDVLLIGIAPIGGGFDESWRPDVRAAIEAGCDVVAGLHYFLEDDEEFAALAADHGVDLIDVRRPPDDLTVSGGRARDADADVILTVGTDCSTGKMTTTLELVAAAQERGIDAGFVPTGQTGIMIAGWGVPVDRVIADFAAGAVERMILDAAEEHDVLFVEGQGTIVHPAYSGVTCSLLHGAMPGALVMTHSAGREAIHGYEDFAIPPVEEYVDLYESLAAPVAPTEVAAGALDTRAFDDDEAARAAVEEYAATLDAPATDPVRFDADEILDALL; encoded by the coding sequence ATGGTCTCACTCGATCCGGACGACTCGGTGGTCGTCCTCGCCCACGAACAGTTCCCCGACCGGGCGAAGACGGCCGTCGGCGTCCTCCGATACGCCGACTACGACGTGACGGCGGTGCTCGACCGGGCGCGCGCCGGCGAACGCGTCGCCGACCACGTCCCCGACGTGGCCGACGCCCCCATCGTCGAGCGCATGGCCGACGCCCTGGAGTTCGACCCCGATGTCCTTCTGATCGGCATCGCCCCCATCGGCGGTGGTTTCGACGAGTCCTGGCGCCCCGACGTGCGCGCCGCCATCGAGGCCGGCTGTGACGTGGTTGCCGGTCTCCACTACTTCCTCGAAGACGACGAGGAGTTCGCCGCCCTCGCCGCCGACCACGGCGTCGACCTGATCGACGTGCGCCGCCCACCGGACGATCTGACGGTGAGCGGGGGGCGCGCCCGCGACGCCGACGCCGACGTGATCCTGACCGTCGGCACCGACTGCTCGACGGGGAAGATGACGACGACGCTCGAACTCGTCGCCGCGGCGCAGGAGAGAGGAATCGACGCCGGCTTCGTCCCCACCGGTCAGACCGGGATCATGATCGCCGGGTGGGGGGTGCCGGTCGACCGGGTCATCGCCGACTTCGCCGCCGGCGCCGTCGAGCGCATGATCCTCGACGCCGCCGAAGAACACGACGTGCTCTTCGTCGAGGGACAGGGCACCATCGTCCACCCCGCCTACTCCGGTGTCACCTGTAGCCTGCTCCACGGCGCGATGCCCGGCGCCCTCGTGATGACCCACAGCGCCGGCCGCGAGGCCATCCACGGCTACGAGGACTTCGCCATCCCGCCCGTCGAGGAGTACGTCGACCTCTACGAGTCGCTCGCGGCCCCCGTCGCGCCCACCGAGGTTGCCGCGGGCGCGCTCGACACGCGGGCGTTCGACGACGACGAGGCGGCCCGCGCGGCCGTCGAGGAGTACGCCGCGACCCTCGACGCGCCGGCGACCGATCCGGTCCGCTTCGACGCGGACGAGATTCTGGACGCCCTCCTATGA
- a CDS encoding dipeptide epimerase, with protein sequence MNTDFERLTLPIDGDFTISRGSKSTVETVVVRVGDEAGQTGVGAAAPDPHYGETADTVCAVLPDLLDAVEAVDDPLSLDAIERRLRGVVRDNPAARAAVSIAVHDLATRRLGVPLYRYFGLDADRAPATSYTVAIDDPEAMAAKAADAVAEGYSILKVKLGTDRDRERMEAVRGAAPDATVRVDANEAWTPGEAIAKSEWLADLGVEFVEQPVPAENPAGLKRVHERGALPVAADESCVTLPDVPAVADSAEIVNLKLMKCGGVREATRMVHAARAHGLEVMLGCMVESTASIAAACHLAPLVDYVDLDGALLLAEDAYEGPTYAGGTLTVPDRPGTGVRPVESD encoded by the coding sequence ATGAACACCGACTTCGAGCGCCTGACCCTGCCCATCGACGGCGACTTCACCATCTCCCGCGGGTCGAAGTCGACGGTGGAGACGGTCGTCGTCCGGGTGGGCGACGAGGCCGGACAGACGGGCGTCGGCGCGGCCGCACCCGATCCCCACTACGGCGAGACGGCCGACACGGTGTGTGCGGTGCTGCCGGACCTCCTCGACGCCGTCGAGGCGGTCGACGACCCCCTCTCGCTCGACGCCATCGAACGGCGCCTCCGGGGCGTCGTCCGCGACAACCCCGCCGCCCGCGCCGCGGTGAGCATCGCGGTCCACGACCTAGCGACCCGCCGCCTCGGCGTCCCCCTGTATCGCTACTTCGGCCTCGACGCCGACCGAGCGCCGGCCACCTCCTATACGGTGGCCATCGACGACCCCGAGGCGATGGCGGCGAAAGCGGCCGACGCCGTCGCCGAGGGCTACTCGATCCTGAAGGTGAAACTCGGCACCGACCGCGACCGGGAGCGGATGGAGGCGGTGCGCGGGGCCGCCCCCGACGCGACGGTTCGCGTCGACGCCAACGAGGCGTGGACGCCGGGCGAGGCGATAGCGAAGAGCGAGTGGCTGGCCGACCTCGGCGTCGAGTTCGTCGAGCAACCCGTCCCCGCCGAGAACCCCGCGGGGCTGAAACGGGTTCACGAACGGGGTGCCCTCCCCGTCGCCGCCGACGAGTCCTGTGTCACCCTCCCCGACGTGCCCGCGGTGGCCGACAGCGCCGAGATCGTGAACCTGAAACTCATGAAGTGTGGGGGCGTCCGCGAGGCGACCCGGATGGTCCACGCCGCCCGCGCACACGGGCTGGAGGTGATGCTCGGCTGCATGGTCGAGTCGACCGCCTCCATCGCCGCCGCCTGCCATCTCGCTCCCCTCGTCGACTACGTGGACCTCGACGGCGCGCTCCTGCTGGCCGAGGACGCGTACGAGGGACCGACGTACGCGGGCGGGACGCTCACGGTCCCGGATCGACCGGGAACGGGCGTGCGGCCCGTGGAATCCGACTAA
- a CDS encoding outer membrane protein assembly factor BamB family protein — translation MPSITRREFVGAGLVGAAGIYGASRLYRGVTDATFDPWTPAPGTWPLRRYDPANTAHNPNASPPREAPTARRVASAATTARRPRLSPLVGADHLVVYGSGFAAFPRGGSDAVRERDAPTPLAGFGPDGRLHAVVRDDADAPAALVGYGAADLRETTRFGLDADHPQGLLVGARETYVGGQDGTLRAIDPDSGRRWRVDGATPALADGRLYAADAPLDGTVAYAERTGLDRRLTVGPDRVWSAGPTDGFPDHPAVANGRVVLGTHAEGGGVLAAVDADSGERLWDPRRLGRDVSTPAVVGDRGYVAVGGDATGFVAAVDLSTGETAWRDDVDWRASTPVVGGETLVVAGERRENGERAGGVVRAYDTVSGDVLWTHAFDTPPAGVALVENRAVVTAGSELYALA, via the coding sequence ATGCCCTCCATCACTCGCCGCGAGTTCGTCGGCGCCGGCCTCGTCGGCGCTGCCGGCATCTACGGCGCCTCCCGCCTGTATCGCGGCGTGACGGACGCGACGTTCGACCCGTGGACCCCCGCCCCCGGAACGTGGCCGCTCCGCCGGTACGACCCCGCGAACACCGCGCACAACCCGAACGCCAGCCCACCCCGCGAGGCGCCGACGGCCCGCCGCGTCGCGTCGGCCGCGACGACTGCCCGACGGCCACGACTCTCCCCGCTCGTCGGCGCTGACCACCTCGTCGTCTACGGGTCGGGGTTCGCCGCGTTCCCGCGCGGCGGCAGCGACGCGGTCCGCGAACGCGACGCGCCGACGCCGCTCGCCGGCTTCGGGCCGGACGGCCGGCTCCACGCCGTCGTGCGCGACGACGCCGACGCACCCGCCGCCCTCGTCGGCTACGGCGCCGCCGACCTGCGCGAGACGACCCGGTTCGGCCTCGACGCCGACCACCCGCAGGGCCTGCTCGTCGGCGCACGCGAGACGTACGTCGGCGGGCAGGACGGAACCCTGCGGGCCATCGACCCCGACAGCGGGCGTCGCTGGCGCGTCGACGGCGCCACGCCGGCGCTCGCCGACGGTCGACTGTACGCCGCGGACGCCCCGCTGGACGGCACCGTCGCCTACGCGGAGCGGACGGGACTCGACCGACGCCTGACGGTCGGCCCGGACCGCGTCTGGAGCGCCGGCCCGACCGACGGCTTTCCGGACCACCCCGCCGTCGCGAACGGGCGGGTCGTCCTCGGCACCCACGCCGAAGGGGGCGGCGTCCTCGCGGCCGTCGACGCCGACTCCGGCGAGCGACTTTGGGACCCCCGACGGCTCGGGCGGGACGTGTCGACTCCCGCCGTCGTCGGCGACCGGGGATACGTGGCCGTCGGCGGCGACGCGACCGGGTTCGTCGCGGCCGTCGACCTCTCGACCGGCGAGACGGCGTGGCGCGACGACGTTGACTGGCGCGCCTCGACGCCGGTCGTCGGGGGCGAGACGCTCGTCGTCGCGGGCGAGCGGCGGGAGAACGGGGAGCGGGCCGGCGGTGTCGTCCGCGCCTACGACACCGTCTCGGGCGACGTGCTGTGGACGCACGCGTTCGACACCCCGCCGGCCGGCGTGGCGCTCGTCGAGAATCGGGCGGTCGTGACGGCCGGATCGGAGCTGTACGCGCTCGCTTAG